One genomic window of Punica granatum isolate Tunisia-2019 chromosome 1, ASM765513v2, whole genome shotgun sequence includes the following:
- the LOC116208964 gene encoding EEF1A lysine methyltransferase 4, whose translation MYRDVSSCNSYNYGDATYWDARYVQEAEMGNFDWYQRYSALRPFVRKYLPSFSSRILMVGCGNALMSEDMVKDGYEDIVNIDISSVAIEMMRRKYQYIPQLKYMQMDVRDMSFFPDKSFDSVIDKGTLDSLMCGTDAPISAAQMLGEVSRLLKPGGIYMLITYGDPNVRMPHLNRPAYNWQIILYIIPRPGFQKANGSSSPMRSPLEPAPLTDKGLLPASFVMEDPDSHFIYVCRKMDNLSSVLPYPLNSDLL comes from the exons atgTACAGGGACGTCTCGAGCTGCAACTCTTACAACTATGGTGACGCTACCTACTGGGACGCCAGGTATGTGCAGGAGGCCGAGATGGGCAACTTCGACTGGTACCAGCGCTACTCCGCCCTCCGCCCCTTCGTCCGCAAGTACCTCCCCTCCTTCTCCTCCCGCATCCTCATGGTCGGCTGCGGCAATGCCC TCATGTCGGAGGACATGGTCAAGGATGGGTATGAAGATATTGTGAACATCGATATCTCTTCTGTTGCCATTGAAATGATGAGAAGAAAATACCAGTACATCCCTCAGCTAAAGT ACATGCAAATGGATGTCAGGGATATGAGCTTCTTCCCCGACAAATCATTTGACAGTGTCATTGATAAAG GAACTCTCGATTCCTTGATG TGCGGTACTGATGCACCGATTAGTGCTGCCcagatgctcggggaagtgaGCAG GCTTCTTAAACCTGGAGGGATCTATATGTTG ATAACTTATGGTGACCCAAACGTAAGGATGCCACATTTGAACCGGCCTGCATACAATTGGCAGATTATACTTTACATTATAC CAAGACCGGGATTCCAGAAGGCCAATGGCAGTAGTTCGCCAATGAGGTCACCCTTGGAACCTGCACCTCTGACCGACAAGGGCTTGCTTCCAGCCAGTTTTGTCATGGAAGATCCTGATTCTCACTTCATATACGTATGCAGAAAGATGGATAACCTAAGCAGTGTACTGCCCTATCCTCTGAACTCCGATCTTCTATAA
- the LOC116208926 gene encoding agamous-like MADS-box protein AGL15 isoform X3, with the protein MGRGKIEIKRIENANSRQVTFSKRRNGLLKKAQELAILCDAEVAVIIFSNTGKLYEYSSSGMKQTLSRYSKCMESSESTVVQYKPEILPEKEEEREAEEVKEAISQLQLRQLRLLGKDLTGVGLKDLQILEQQINDGLSSVRERKEQWLMEQLEKSRLQEQRAMLENETLRRQIEEFRGFLPCTDLIDCHRNEQKSTFFASHVDPATLEEARDHSLENEDSDTALHLGLPNEIYRKRKVPESESGSSSASRFGLQ; encoded by the exons ATGGGGAGAGGGAAGATTGAGATAAAGAGGATAGAGAATGCGAACAGCAGGCAGGTCACTTTCTCCAAGAGGCGGAATGGGCTGCTCAAGAAGGCTCAGGAACTCGCGATCCTCTGCGATGCTGAGGTTGCTGTCatcatcttctccaacaccgGGAAGCTCTATGAGTACTCCAGCTCTGG CATGAAGCAAACTCTCTCGAGATACAGCAAATGTATGGAGTCATCGGAGTCTACTGTTGTGCAATACAAGCCGGAGATACTCCCCGAG aaggaagaagagagggagGCTGAAGAGGTCAAAGAAGCTATCTCTCAGTTGCAGCTGAGGCAATT GAGACTGCTGGGCAAAGACTTGACGGGTGTGGGCTTAAAGGATCTGCAAATCTTGGAACAGCAGATCAATGATGGATTGTCATCTGTTCGGGAGAGAAAG GAGCAGTGGCTGATGGAGCAACTAGAGAAATCAAGGCTGCAG GAGCAACGAGCTATGCTGGAGAACGAAACCCTGCGAAGACAG ATTGAGGAGTTCCGAGGATTCTTACCATGCACCGACTTGATTGACTGTCACCGTAACGAACAGAAGAGCACATTTTTTGCGAGTCATGTTGATCCTGCTACTTTGGAAGAAGCGAGGGATCATTCACTGGAGAATGAAGATTCTGACACAGCATTGCACTTGGG GCTGCCTAATGAAATCTATCGCAAGAGGAAGGTTCCAGAGAGCGAGAGTGGCTCCAGCTCCGCTAGTCGATTCGGTTTACAGTAA
- the LOC116208926 gene encoding MADS-box transcription factor 23 isoform X2, with protein MGRGKIEIKRIENANSRQVTFSKRRNGLLKKAQELAILCDAEVAVIIFSNTGKLYEYSSSGMKQTLSRYSKCMESSESTVVQYKPEILPEKEEEREAEEVKEAISQLQLRQLRLLGKDLTGVGLKDLQILEQQINDGLSSVRERKWLMEQLEKSRLQSEGSFTLDEIFLKDSSKIFCSVGCYQEQRAMLENETLRRQIEEFRGFLPCTDLIDCHRNEQKSTFFASHVDPATLEEARDHSLENEDSDTALHLGLPNEIYRKRKVPESESGSSSASRFGLQ; from the exons ATGGGGAGAGGGAAGATTGAGATAAAGAGGATAGAGAATGCGAACAGCAGGCAGGTCACTTTCTCCAAGAGGCGGAATGGGCTGCTCAAGAAGGCTCAGGAACTCGCGATCCTCTGCGATGCTGAGGTTGCTGTCatcatcttctccaacaccgGGAAGCTCTATGAGTACTCCAGCTCTGG CATGAAGCAAACTCTCTCGAGATACAGCAAATGTATGGAGTCATCGGAGTCTACTGTTGTGCAATACAAGCCGGAGATACTCCCCGAG aaggaagaagagagggagGCTGAAGAGGTCAAAGAAGCTATCTCTCAGTTGCAGCTGAGGCAATT GAGACTGCTGGGCAAAGACTTGACGGGTGTGGGCTTAAAGGATCTGCAAATCTTGGAACAGCAGATCAATGATGGATTGTCATCTGTTCGGGAGAGAAAG TGGCTGATGGAGCAACTAGAGAAATCAAGGCTGCAG TCAGAGGGTTCCTTCACACTTGATGAAATCTTTCTAAAAGACtcatcaaaaatattttgctCGGTTGGTTGTTATCAGGAGCAACGAGCTATGCTGGAGAACGAAACCCTGCGAAGACAG ATTGAGGAGTTCCGAGGATTCTTACCATGCACCGACTTGATTGACTGTCACCGTAACGAACAGAAGAGCACATTTTTTGCGAGTCATGTTGATCCTGCTACTTTGGAAGAAGCGAGGGATCATTCACTGGAGAATGAAGATTCTGACACAGCATTGCACTTGGG GCTGCCTAATGAAATCTATCGCAAGAGGAAGGTTCCAGAGAGCGAGAGTGGCTCCAGCTCCGCTAGTCGATTCGGTTTACAGTAA
- the LOC116208926 gene encoding agamous-like MADS-box protein AGL15 isoform X6 encodes MGRGKIEIKRIENANSRQVTFSKRRNGLLKKAQELAILCDAEVAVIIFSNTGKLYEYSSSGMKQTLSRYSKCMESSESTVVQYKPEILPEKEEEREAEEVKEAISQLQLRQLRLLGKDLTGVGLKDLQILEQQINDGLSSVRERKWLMEQLEKSRLQIEEFRGFLPCTDLIDCHRNEQKSTFFASHVDPATLEEARDHSLENEDSDTALHLGLPNEIYRKRKVPESESGSSSASRFGLQ; translated from the exons ATGGGGAGAGGGAAGATTGAGATAAAGAGGATAGAGAATGCGAACAGCAGGCAGGTCACTTTCTCCAAGAGGCGGAATGGGCTGCTCAAGAAGGCTCAGGAACTCGCGATCCTCTGCGATGCTGAGGTTGCTGTCatcatcttctccaacaccgGGAAGCTCTATGAGTACTCCAGCTCTGG CATGAAGCAAACTCTCTCGAGATACAGCAAATGTATGGAGTCATCGGAGTCTACTGTTGTGCAATACAAGCCGGAGATACTCCCCGAG aaggaagaagagagggagGCTGAAGAGGTCAAAGAAGCTATCTCTCAGTTGCAGCTGAGGCAATT GAGACTGCTGGGCAAAGACTTGACGGGTGTGGGCTTAAAGGATCTGCAAATCTTGGAACAGCAGATCAATGATGGATTGTCATCTGTTCGGGAGAGAAAG TGGCTGATGGAGCAACTAGAGAAATCAAGGCTGCAG ATTGAGGAGTTCCGAGGATTCTTACCATGCACCGACTTGATTGACTGTCACCGTAACGAACAGAAGAGCACATTTTTTGCGAGTCATGTTGATCCTGCTACTTTGGAAGAAGCGAGGGATCATTCACTGGAGAATGAAGATTCTGACACAGCATTGCACTTGGG GCTGCCTAATGAAATCTATCGCAAGAGGAAGGTTCCAGAGAGCGAGAGTGGCTCCAGCTCCGCTAGTCGATTCGGTTTACAGTAA
- the LOC116208926 gene encoding agamous-like MADS-box protein AGL15 isoform X4: MGRGKIEIKRIENANSRQVTFSKRRNGLLKKAQELAILCDAEVAVIIFSNTGKLYEYSSSGMKQTLSRYSKCMESSESTVVQYKPEILPEKEEEREAEEVKEAISQLQLRQLRLLGKDLTGVGLKDLQILEQQINDGLSSVRERKWLMEQLEKSRLQEQRAMLENETLRRQIEEFRGFLPCTDLIDCHRNEQKSTFFASHVDPATLEEARDHSLENEDSDTALHLGLPNEIYRKRKVPESESGSSSASRFGLQ, translated from the exons ATGGGGAGAGGGAAGATTGAGATAAAGAGGATAGAGAATGCGAACAGCAGGCAGGTCACTTTCTCCAAGAGGCGGAATGGGCTGCTCAAGAAGGCTCAGGAACTCGCGATCCTCTGCGATGCTGAGGTTGCTGTCatcatcttctccaacaccgGGAAGCTCTATGAGTACTCCAGCTCTGG CATGAAGCAAACTCTCTCGAGATACAGCAAATGTATGGAGTCATCGGAGTCTACTGTTGTGCAATACAAGCCGGAGATACTCCCCGAG aaggaagaagagagggagGCTGAAGAGGTCAAAGAAGCTATCTCTCAGTTGCAGCTGAGGCAATT GAGACTGCTGGGCAAAGACTTGACGGGTGTGGGCTTAAAGGATCTGCAAATCTTGGAACAGCAGATCAATGATGGATTGTCATCTGTTCGGGAGAGAAAG TGGCTGATGGAGCAACTAGAGAAATCAAGGCTGCAG GAGCAACGAGCTATGCTGGAGAACGAAACCCTGCGAAGACAG ATTGAGGAGTTCCGAGGATTCTTACCATGCACCGACTTGATTGACTGTCACCGTAACGAACAGAAGAGCACATTTTTTGCGAGTCATGTTGATCCTGCTACTTTGGAAGAAGCGAGGGATCATTCACTGGAGAATGAAGATTCTGACACAGCATTGCACTTGGG GCTGCCTAATGAAATCTATCGCAAGAGGAAGGTTCCAGAGAGCGAGAGTGGCTCCAGCTCCGCTAGTCGATTCGGTTTACAGTAA
- the LOC116208926 gene encoding MADS-box transcription factor 23 isoform X5 gives MGRGKIEIKRIENANSRQVTFSKRRNGLLKKAQELAILCDAEVAVIIFSNTGKLYEYSSSGMKQTLSRYSKCMESSESTVVQYKPEILPEKEEEREAEEVKEAISQLQLRQLRLLGKDLTGVGLKDLQILEQQINDGLSSVRERKEQWLMEQLEKSRLQIEEFRGFLPCTDLIDCHRNEQKSTFFASHVDPATLEEARDHSLENEDSDTALHLGLPNEIYRKRKVPESESGSSSASRFGLQ, from the exons ATGGGGAGAGGGAAGATTGAGATAAAGAGGATAGAGAATGCGAACAGCAGGCAGGTCACTTTCTCCAAGAGGCGGAATGGGCTGCTCAAGAAGGCTCAGGAACTCGCGATCCTCTGCGATGCTGAGGTTGCTGTCatcatcttctccaacaccgGGAAGCTCTATGAGTACTCCAGCTCTGG CATGAAGCAAACTCTCTCGAGATACAGCAAATGTATGGAGTCATCGGAGTCTACTGTTGTGCAATACAAGCCGGAGATACTCCCCGAG aaggaagaagagagggagGCTGAAGAGGTCAAAGAAGCTATCTCTCAGTTGCAGCTGAGGCAATT GAGACTGCTGGGCAAAGACTTGACGGGTGTGGGCTTAAAGGATCTGCAAATCTTGGAACAGCAGATCAATGATGGATTGTCATCTGTTCGGGAGAGAAAG GAGCAGTGGCTGATGGAGCAACTAGAGAAATCAAGGCTGCAG ATTGAGGAGTTCCGAGGATTCTTACCATGCACCGACTTGATTGACTGTCACCGTAACGAACAGAAGAGCACATTTTTTGCGAGTCATGTTGATCCTGCTACTTTGGAAGAAGCGAGGGATCATTCACTGGAGAATGAAGATTCTGACACAGCATTGCACTTGGG GCTGCCTAATGAAATCTATCGCAAGAGGAAGGTTCCAGAGAGCGAGAGTGGCTCCAGCTCCGCTAGTCGATTCGGTTTACAGTAA
- the LOC116208926 gene encoding MADS-box transcription factor 23 isoform X1 produces MGRGKIEIKRIENANSRQVTFSKRRNGLLKKAQELAILCDAEVAVIIFSNTGKLYEYSSSGMKQTLSRYSKCMESSESTVVQYKPEILPEKEEEREAEEVKEAISQLQLRQLRLLGKDLTGVGLKDLQILEQQINDGLSSVRERKEQWLMEQLEKSRLQSEGSFTLDEIFLKDSSKIFCSVGCYQEQRAMLENETLRRQIEEFRGFLPCTDLIDCHRNEQKSTFFASHVDPATLEEARDHSLENEDSDTALHLGLPNEIYRKRKVPESESGSSSASRFGLQ; encoded by the exons ATGGGGAGAGGGAAGATTGAGATAAAGAGGATAGAGAATGCGAACAGCAGGCAGGTCACTTTCTCCAAGAGGCGGAATGGGCTGCTCAAGAAGGCTCAGGAACTCGCGATCCTCTGCGATGCTGAGGTTGCTGTCatcatcttctccaacaccgGGAAGCTCTATGAGTACTCCAGCTCTGG CATGAAGCAAACTCTCTCGAGATACAGCAAATGTATGGAGTCATCGGAGTCTACTGTTGTGCAATACAAGCCGGAGATACTCCCCGAG aaggaagaagagagggagGCTGAAGAGGTCAAAGAAGCTATCTCTCAGTTGCAGCTGAGGCAATT GAGACTGCTGGGCAAAGACTTGACGGGTGTGGGCTTAAAGGATCTGCAAATCTTGGAACAGCAGATCAATGATGGATTGTCATCTGTTCGGGAGAGAAAG GAGCAGTGGCTGATGGAGCAACTAGAGAAATCAAGGCTGCAG TCAGAGGGTTCCTTCACACTTGATGAAATCTTTCTAAAAGACtcatcaaaaatattttgctCGGTTGGTTGTTATCAGGAGCAACGAGCTATGCTGGAGAACGAAACCCTGCGAAGACAG ATTGAGGAGTTCCGAGGATTCTTACCATGCACCGACTTGATTGACTGTCACCGTAACGAACAGAAGAGCACATTTTTTGCGAGTCATGTTGATCCTGCTACTTTGGAAGAAGCGAGGGATCATTCACTGGAGAATGAAGATTCTGACACAGCATTGCACTTGGG GCTGCCTAATGAAATCTATCGCAAGAGGAAGGTTCCAGAGAGCGAGAGTGGCTCCAGCTCCGCTAGTCGATTCGGTTTACAGTAA
- the LOC116193204 gene encoding protein transport protein SEC31 homolog B — MACIKGVNRSASVALAPDGGYMAAGTMAGAVDMSFSSTANIEIFKVDFQSDDKDLPLVAESPSSERFNRLSWGRNGSSSGQFSLGLIAGGLVDGSIDLWNPLAMIRSEGEKALVGHLSRHKGPVRGLEFNSITPNLLASGAEDGEICIWDLAAPAEPSHFPPLKGSGGSAQGEISYLSWNSKVQHILASTSYTGITVVWDLKKQKPVISFPDPVRKRCSVLQWNPDVATQLVVASDEDSSPTLRLWDMRNIMSPVKEFVGHTRGVIAMSWCPNDSSYLLTCAKDNRTICWDTVTGEIVSELPAGSNWNFDVHWYPKIPGIISASSFDGKIGIYNVEGCNRHVGRDNDFGAGPLRAPKWLKRPVGASFGFGGKLVSFQSRSSPTGGPSVSSEVLVHNVVTEQTLVSRSSEFEAAIHNGERSSLRALCEKKSQECESTDDRETWGFLRVLLEDDGTARSKLLTHLGFSLPSETKDSLQEDLSEQVSALGLSDTPSDNLAFERDDKSAVFATDNGEDFFNNLPSPKADMPLSLPNDGNIVEETAKETTPDEPDGVEESSDSSFDDSVQRALVVGDFKGAVSLCVTANRIADALIIAPLGGDSLVESTRDRCLKMSRSPYLKTVSAMVNKDMQSHVNTRPLKFWKETLALLCTFAQGEEWSELCNSLGSRLVADGNMLAATLCFICAGNIDKTVEIWSRNLASEGKSYVDLLQDLMEKTIVLALASGQKQFSASVCKLVEKYAEILASQGLLTTAMEYLKLLGTDELSPELSILKDRIAFSTEAEIEANNIALQAEAVDSSWHSQHGSPYMENHRQSFGSSAFGQGYNAPAVSSYPTSVPQYHTPTPPYQEPSPQPTMFVPTPATQVPQPNFPPAPVDPQLATRTFVPAAPPMLRNAEQYQAPTLHSQLYPANNASFQPVAPPVGPSLVPTPRAPQVVAPGPTPKGFTPVTGPGVVQRPGMPSTMQPASPSQPAPVQPVAHAAPAAPPPTVQTADTSRVPAHQKPVIATLTRLFNETSEAVGGARANPGKKREIEDNSRKIGDLFAKLNSGDISRNAADKLVQLCQALDNGDFSTALQIQVQLTTSDWDECGYWLSALKRMIKTRQNVRLG, encoded by the exons ATGGCGTGTATTAAGGGGGTGAACAGATCGGCGTCGGTGGCACTGGCGCCGGATGGTGGGTACATGGCGGCGGGAACGATGGCCGGCGCCGTGGATATGTCTTTCAGCTCCACGGCCAATATCGAGATCTTCAAGGTCGACTTCCAGTCTGACGACAAGGATCTGCCCCTCGTTGCTGAGTCGCCCAGCTCCGAGCGGTTCAACCGGCTCTCTTGGGGCAGAAACGGATCGTCGTCGGGTCAATTCTCGCTCGGATTGATCGCTGGTGGACTCGTTGATGGAAGCATTGATCTCTGGAACCCACTTGCTATGATCCG CTCCGAAGGGGAGAAAGCGCTTGTTGGGCATCTTTCTAGGCACAAAGGGCCT GTTCGTGGCCTTGAGTTTAACTCCATTACACCGAATTTACTTGCTTCTGGTGCTGAAGATGGTGAAATTTGCATATGGGATTTGGCTGCCCCAGCCGAACCTTCTCATTTTCCACCTCTCAAG GGCAGCGGTGGTTCTGCTCAAGGTGAAATATCGTATCTGTCTTGGAATAGTAAGGTTCAACATATATTAGCCTCCACTTCATATACCGGGATAACTG TTGTCTGGGACCTAAAGAAACAAAAACCCGTGATAAG TTTTCCTGATCCAGTTAGAAAGCGGTGCTCAGTTTTACAGTGGAATCCTGATGTTGCAACTCAACTTGTTGTTGCTTCTGACGAAGATAGTTCACCCACCCTTCGG CTTTGGGATATGAGAAATATAATGTCTCCCGTGAAGGAATTTGTGGGGCACACAAGAG GTGTTATTGCAATGTCATGGTGTCCCAATGATAGCTCGTACTTGCTGACGTGTGCTAAAGATAATCGCACTATATGCTGGGATACTGTAACTGGAGAG ATTGTTTCGGAATTACCCGCCGGTTCAAATTGGAACTTTGATGTCCACTGGTATCCAAAGATTCCTGGTATCATATCAGCATCCTCTTTTGATGGAAAGATCGGCATATACAATGTTGAG GGTTGCAACCGACATGTTGGTAGGGATAACGATTTTGGCGCCG gACCACTAAGAGCTCCAAAATGGTTGAAACGTCCAGTTGGTGCATCTTTTGGTTTTGGAGGCAAGCTTGTCTCTTTCCAATCGAGGTCATCTCCGACGGGAGGCCCTTCTGTTTCCTCAGAG GTTCTTGTGCACAATGTAGTTACGGAACAAACCTTAGTAAGCCGTTCATCAGAATTTGAAGCTGCAATACACAACGGGGAAAGATCATCTTTGAGAGCTTTATGTGAAAAGAAATCTCAAGAATGCGA ATCCACGGATGATAGAGAAACATGGGGGTTCTTGAGGGTTCTGCTTGAAGATGATGGGACAGCAAGGTCAAAGCTGCTTACACATCTTGGTTTCAGCTTGCCTTCAGAAACCAAAGACAGCCTGCAAGAAGATCTATCAGAGCAAGTCAGCGCACTTGGGCTTAGTGATACGCCTTCAGATAATTTAGCATTTGAAAGGGATGATAAAAGTGCTGTATTCGCTACTGATAATGGTGAAGATTTCTTCAACAATCTTCCTAGTCCCAAGGCTGACATGCCTCTATCCCTTCCTAATGATGGCAACATTGTTGAGGAGACTGCAAAGGAAACAACTCCTGATGAACCGGATGGAGTGGAGGAGAGCTCTGATTCATCATTTGATGATAGCGTCCAACGTGCTTTGGTTGTGGGAGACTTCAAGGGTGCTGTATCATTGTGCGTAACTGCAAATAGAATAGCTGATGCATTGATTATTGCTCCTCTTGGAGGTGATTCTTTGGTGGAGAGTACTCGTGACAGATGTCTGAAGATGAGCAGGTCTCCTTACTTAAAG ACCGTTTCAGCAATGGTGAACAAGGATATGCAGAGCCATGTCAATACCAGACCCCTGAAGTTCTGGAAAGAGACACTTGCCCTTCTTTGTACT tttgCTCAGGGAGAAGAATGGAGTGAGCTCTGTAACTCGCTTGGATCAAGGCTTGTGGCTGATGGAAATATGTTGGCTGCAACACTCTGTTTTATTTGTGCTGGCAACATTGACAAAACTGTGGAGATATGGTCAAGGAATCTAGCATCTGAAGGAAAGTCCTATGTTGACCTTCTTCAG GATTTGATGGAGAAGACCATAGTCCTTGCACTGGCAAGTGGACAGAAGCAGTTCAGTGCTTCTGTATGCAAGCTTGTTGAGAAGTATGCAGAGATTTTAGCAAGTCAGGGCCTTTTAACAACAGCGATGGAGTATTTGAAGCTTCTCGGGACAGATGAGTTGTCACCTGAACTTTCCATCTTAAAGGACCGCATTGCCTTCTCCACTGAAGCTG AAATAGAAGCCAATAACATAGCTCTGCAAGCTGAGGCTGTTGACTCTTCCTGGCATTCACAACATGGAAGTCCTTACATGGAGAATCACCGGCAGTCTTTTGGCTCTTCCGCATTTGGGCAAGGATACAATGCTCCTGCCGTCTCATCATATCCAACTTCTGTCCCGCAATACCATACTCCAACTCCACCATATCAGGAACCTAGCCCACAGCCTACAATGTTTGTTCCAACCCCGGCAACTCAAGTTCCCCAG CCAAATTTTCCTCCAGCTCCTGTTGATCCTCAACTGGCTACGAGAACATTTGTACCAGCAGCTCCTCCTATGCTGAGAAATGCTGAGCAGTACCAGGCACCTACATTGCACTCTCAGTTGTATCCT GCGAACAATGCTTCTTTTCAACCTGTGGCACCTCCAGTTGGCCCTTCTCTAGTTCCTACCCCGAGAGCGCCACAGGTTGTTGCTCCCGGACCAACACCTAAAGGATTCACGCCTGTTACTGGCCCAGGGGTTGTCCAGAGACCAGGGATGCCCAGCACAATGCAGCCTGCGAGCCCAAGTCAACCAGCTCCTGTACAACCTGTTGCCCATGCTGCCCCTGCTGCCCCACCTCCTACTGTTCAGACTGCCGATACTTCAAGAGTTCCTG CCCACCAGAAACCTGTTATTGCAACGCTGACCAGACTCTTCAATGAGACTTCAGAAGCAGTTGGAGGTGCACGGGCAAATCCTGGCAAGAAGCGTGAGATTGAAGATAACTCGAGGAAGATAGGGGACCTATTTGCAAAGCTCAACAGCGGAGATATATCAAGGAACGCTGCCGATAAGCTTGTGCAGCTCTGTCAGGCTCTTGATAATGGTGACTTCAGCACCGCCCTCCAAATACAG GTACAACTGACCACCAGTGACTGGGATGAATGCGGATACTGGCTATCAGCGTTAAAGCGGATGATCAAGACGAGGCAGAACGTGAGATTAGGCTGA